A section of the Agrobacterium tumefaciens genome encodes:
- a CDS encoding heme ABC transporter permease: protein MNEQTFSITRFSDLANPTRFLALAARILPWLAGLTALVLAAGLYMSFTSEGDYQQGYTVRIMYVHVPSAWLAMMCYSVMAVSAIGTLVWRHPLADVSHKAAAPIGAAFTLIALITGSLWGKPMWGTWWVWDARLTSVFVLFLMYLGLIALNRAMDDPSRAARVSAVLILVGFVNIPIIKFSVEWWNTLHQPASVIRMGGSAIDAEFLWPLLTMAVGFTLLFFTLHIAAMRNEIWRRRVAAQRRLAARIANREG, encoded by the coding sequence ATGAACGAGCAGACTTTCTCCATCACCAGGTTCAGCGATCTCGCCAACCCGACGCGGTTTCTGGCGCTGGCGGCACGCATCCTGCCCTGGCTCGCCGGTTTGACCGCGCTGGTGCTGGCGGCCGGGCTCTACATGTCCTTCACCTCAGAGGGAGATTACCAGCAGGGTTACACCGTGCGCATCATGTATGTGCACGTGCCCTCCGCATGGCTGGCGATGATGTGTTATTCCGTCATGGCCGTCTCCGCCATCGGCACCCTCGTCTGGCGTCATCCGCTGGCCGATGTCAGCCACAAGGCAGCAGCTCCCATCGGTGCGGCCTTCACGCTGATTGCGCTCATCACCGGCTCGCTGTGGGGCAAGCCAATGTGGGGAACCTGGTGGGTGTGGGACGCGCGGCTCACCTCCGTCTTCGTGCTTTTCCTGATGTATCTCGGGCTCATCGCCCTCAACAGGGCAATGGACGATCCCTCCAGAGCCGCCCGCGTCAGCGCCGTGCTGATTCTCGTCGGCTTCGTGAATATCCCAATCATCAAGTTTTCGGTCGAATGGTGGAATACGCTGCATCAGCCGGCAAGCGTCATCCGCATGGGCGGTTCCGCCATCGACGCGGAGTTTCTCTGGCCGCTTCTGACCATGGCGGTCGGTTTCACGCTGCTGTTCTTCACCCTGCATATAGCCGCGATGCGCAATGAAATCTGGCGCCGACGCGTGGCCGCGCAGCGGCGGCTTGCCGCGCGCATCGCCAACCGGGAGGGCTGA
- a CDS encoding septation protein A, producing MDIESNSKESEKMVAEISPLLKFVLELGPLVVFFFANSRGEWLATTFPVLTEFGGPIFIATGLFMIATAIALSVSWVLTRKLPIMPLISGIVVFVFGALTLWLQNDTFIKMKPTIVNTLFGVILLGGLFFGQSLLGYVFNSAFKLTDEGWRKLTLRWGIFFLFLAVLNEVVWRMFSTDTWVAFKVWGTMPITIIFTMAQMPLVMRHSVEPLNKDEK from the coding sequence ATGGATATTGAAAGCAATTCCAAGGAAAGCGAAAAGATGGTTGCGGAAATCAGCCCGCTCCTGAAATTCGTGCTCGAACTTGGCCCGCTCGTCGTCTTCTTTTTCGCCAATTCGCGTGGCGAATGGCTTGCCACCACTTTTCCGGTTCTGACAGAGTTCGGTGGCCCGATCTTCATCGCTACCGGCCTGTTCATGATCGCGACGGCGATTGCGCTCTCCGTTTCGTGGGTGCTGACGCGCAAGCTGCCGATCATGCCGCTGATTTCAGGCATCGTTGTTTTCGTTTTCGGCGCACTGACCTTGTGGTTGCAGAACGACACGTTCATCAAGATGAAGCCGACCATCGTCAACACGCTATTCGGCGTCATTCTGCTGGGCGGCCTGTTCTTCGGACAGTCCCTGCTCGGTTACGTCTTCAATTCCGCCTTCAAGCTGACGGATGAAGGCTGGCGCAAGCTGACCCTGCGCTGGGGCATCTTTTTCCTCTTTCTGGCAGTGCTGAACGAGGTTGTCTGGCGCATGTTCTCCACAGACACCTGGGTAGCCTTCAAGGTCTGGGGCACGATGCCGATCACCATCATCTTCACCATGGCGCAGATGCCTCTCGTCATGCGCCACTCGGTGGAGCCGCTTAACAAGGACGAGAAATGA
- the mtaB gene encoding tRNA (N(6)-L-threonylcarbamoyladenosine(37)-C(2))-methylthiotransferase MtaB, whose protein sequence is MSGVEVITFGCRLNTYESEVMRAEAEKAGLNNAVLVNTCAVTGEAVRQARQAIRRARRDNPHARIIVTGCAAQTEKQTFADMPEVDAVLGNEEKLKSASYRALPDFGVSAEEKLRVNDIMSIKATAPQMVKHIDGHVRAFIQVQNGCDHRCTFCIIPYGRGNSRSVPMGAVVDQARRLTESGYCEIVLTGVDATSYGADLPGEPSLGYLAKTLLKQVPDILRLRLSSIDSIEADNHLMDLIADEPRFMPHLHLSLQHGDDMILKRMKRRHSRADAIRFCQDVRSLRPEIAFGADMIAGFPTETEEMFENAATLAEECGISSLHVFPYSSRAGTPAARMPQLDRALVKERAARLRDRGEALRRAHLQGMVDSVQTVLVENNGFAHTDNFTLVAAPDLAPRTLAQVAITGHNGKHLNMRLLAADAA, encoded by the coding sequence ATGAGCGGCGTCGAGGTCATAACCTTCGGCTGTCGTCTCAACACCTATGAATCGGAAGTGATGCGGGCGGAGGCCGAAAAGGCCGGGCTTAACAATGCCGTGCTGGTCAATACCTGTGCGGTGACCGGCGAGGCGGTGCGTCAGGCCCGCCAGGCGATACGCCGCGCCCGGCGTGACAATCCGCATGCGCGCATTATCGTCACCGGCTGCGCCGCGCAGACCGAAAAGCAGACCTTTGCCGACATGCCCGAGGTCGATGCTGTGCTGGGCAACGAGGAAAAGCTGAAAAGCGCCTCCTATCGGGCACTGCCGGATTTCGGTGTTTCGGCGGAAGAAAAGCTGCGCGTCAACGATATCATGAGCATCAAGGCGACCGCACCGCAGATGGTCAAGCACATCGACGGGCATGTGCGCGCCTTCATTCAGGTGCAGAACGGATGTGATCATCGCTGCACCTTCTGCATCATTCCCTATGGGCGCGGCAATTCGCGCTCCGTGCCGATGGGTGCGGTGGTCGATCAGGCCCGTAGACTGACTGAAAGCGGCTATTGTGAAATCGTGCTGACCGGCGTGGATGCGACCAGTTACGGCGCCGATCTGCCGGGTGAGCCATCCCTCGGTTATCTCGCCAAGACATTGCTGAAACAGGTGCCAGACATTCTGCGCCTGCGCCTTTCCTCCATCGACAGTATCGAGGCCGACAACCATCTGATGGATCTGATTGCCGATGAGCCGCGTTTCATGCCGCATCTGCACCTGTCCCTCCAGCATGGCGACGACATGATTCTGAAACGCATGAAACGCCGCCATTCCCGTGCCGATGCCATACGCTTCTGTCAGGATGTGCGGTCGCTGCGGCCGGAGATCGCTTTCGGCGCGGATATGATCGCCGGTTTCCCGACCGAGACAGAAGAGATGTTCGAGAACGCCGCGACGCTTGCGGAAGAATGCGGCATTTCCAGCCTGCATGTCTTTCCCTACAGCTCGCGTGCCGGCACGCCTGCCGCACGCATGCCGCAACTGGACCGCGCGCTTGTGAAGGAGCGGGCAGCGAGGCTGCGTGATCGCGGCGAGGCGCTGCGACGGGCGCATCTGCAAGGAATGGTCGATTCGGTGCAGACCGTCCTCGTCGAAAACAATGGTTTTGCCCATACCGACAATTTCACGCTGGTGGCGGCACCTGATCTTGCCCCGCGCACTCTTGCGCAGGTTGCGATTACCGGCCACAACGGCAAACATCTGAATATGAGGCTTCTGGCGGCGGATGCGGCCTGA
- a CDS encoding DsbE family thiol:disulfide interchange protein, which produces MTQATQKQEGKARTTGRARYALALLPLLLFGGFAIVAGKMLYDQDVNGLDISAIPSALIGTKAPTLSLPPLEGSNLPALTDAAIKGKLTLVNVFASWCIPCRQEHPLLQELAKDSRIRVVGINYKDKQDNALRFLGELGNPFAAIGVDPTGKAAIDWGVYGIPESYLVGMDGTILFKKVGPFDARSIERDLMPAIAAAAGQ; this is translated from the coding sequence ATGACGCAGGCCACCCAGAAACAGGAAGGCAAAGCAAGAACCACAGGCCGCGCAAGATATGCGCTGGCGTTGCTGCCGCTTCTGCTGTTCGGCGGCTTCGCCATCGTCGCCGGCAAGATGCTCTATGATCAGGACGTGAACGGCCTTGATATCAGCGCCATTCCCTCTGCCTTGATCGGCACGAAAGCGCCGACCCTGTCGCTGCCGCCGCTCGAAGGCTCGAACCTGCCGGCGCTCACCGATGCCGCCATCAAGGGCAAGCTGACGCTGGTCAATGTCTTCGCCTCCTGGTGCATCCCCTGCAGGCAGGAGCATCCGCTGCTGCAGGAGCTGGCGAAGGACAGCCGCATCAGGGTGGTTGGCATCAACTACAAGGACAAGCAAGATAATGCCCTGCGCTTCCTCGGCGAACTCGGCAACCCTTTTGCCGCGATAGGCGTCGATCCCACCGGAAAGGCGGCGATCGACTGGGGTGTGTATGGCATTCCTGAAAGCTATCTGGTCGGTATGGACGGGACGATCCTATTCAAGAAGGTCGGACCATTCGATGCGCGCAGCATCGAGCGTGACCTCATGCCGGCGATTGCGGCCGCAGCCGGACAATAG
- a CDS encoding GGDEF domain-containing protein produces the protein MQDNFAYLLPFIMLTFGVVFLFLQRIGHASARYWGFGYLSAAFGFATPLVLGGLPFEVQAILSNLLFFSAFFLFGHALLTHFEQPLYTKVRLSIVIVAALLVSFHVVVTPDLKRELVIGDLICALLLAIPVWVVRKRPVTLVDRMMVAIAALVVAETLVRIGALLVMTPNGSMIELSEFFESDYAFYMQLTASIFGFLLALSVLASQVSVTVDRHQHAAEHDPLTDVLNRRGFDRHVPDFRNETPDGAVITCDIDHFKRINDIYGHAAGDIVLISLSDLLRRHTSNGARVARFGGEEFVVFLPGQTAAAAGQVANAIRAAFSSLDWKNRGILDQITASFGVSAIARGDHSIHDAIKRADDSLYAAKRGGRDQVVLEGARLPAEGPSLRIISGR, from the coding sequence TTGCAAGATAATTTCGCCTATCTTCTTCCCTTCATCATGCTGACATTCGGCGTGGTGTTTCTGTTCCTGCAGCGGATTGGCCATGCTTCGGCCCGTTATTGGGGCTTCGGATATCTATCGGCGGCTTTCGGTTTCGCGACGCCGCTTGTTTTGGGCGGTCTGCCGTTTGAAGTGCAGGCGATCCTGTCGAACCTGCTCTTCTTTTCCGCCTTCTTTCTGTTTGGCCACGCATTGCTCACGCATTTCGAGCAGCCGCTTTATACCAAGGTACGGCTGTCAATCGTCATTGTCGCGGCGCTGTTGGTCTCCTTTCACGTTGTGGTGACGCCGGATCTGAAGCGTGAACTTGTGATCGGCGATCTCATTTGCGCCCTGTTGCTTGCCATCCCCGTTTGGGTCGTGCGCAAGCGGCCGGTAACGCTCGTAGACAGGATGATGGTGGCAATTGCCGCTCTTGTGGTAGCGGAAACGCTGGTGCGCATCGGCGCGCTTCTGGTCATGACGCCGAACGGATCGATGATTGAGCTCAGCGAATTCTTCGAATCCGACTACGCGTTCTACATGCAGCTGACGGCCAGCATTTTCGGTTTCCTGCTGGCTTTGTCCGTCCTTGCGAGCCAGGTTTCAGTCACCGTCGACAGGCACCAGCATGCGGCTGAACACGATCCGCTGACGGATGTGCTGAACCGGCGCGGCTTTGATCGCCATGTCCCCGACTTCCGCAACGAAACACCCGATGGAGCCGTCATCACCTGTGACATCGACCACTTCAAGCGCATCAACGACATTTACGGCCACGCGGCAGGCGATATCGTTCTGATTAGCCTTTCTGATCTCCTCAGGAGGCATACTTCCAATGGTGCGCGGGTGGCACGTTTCGGCGGCGAAGAATTCGTGGTCTTCCTGCCGGGACAGACGGCGGCGGCGGCCGGTCAGGTGGCGAATGCCATACGCGCAGCGTTTTCGTCGCTTGACTGGAAAAACCGCGGCATCTTGGATCAGATCACGGCGAGCTTCGGCGTTTCAGCCATCGCAAGAGGTGATCACTCCATCCACGATGCCATCAAACGGGCCGATGACAGTCTCTACGCCGCAAAACGTGGCGGTCGTGATCAGGTGGTGCTGGAGGGCGCGCGGTTGCCAGCTGAGGGACCGTCGCTCAGGATCATTTCCGGCAGGTGA
- the dapF gene encoding diaminopimelate epimerase, with amino-acid sequence MADRVEFAKMNGLGNKILVVDMRGRKDMVTPAAAIALNADPATQFDQIMAIHDPRIAGTDAYIDILNCDGTKAQACGNGTRCVVQALSSETGKASFTFQTVAGILNAIEHDDGMISVDMGVPRFRWSDIPLSEEFHDTSRIELQIGPIDAPILHSPAVMSMGNPHAIFWVDRDPMTFDLERFGPLLENHPMFPEKANITLAQVISDSALRTRTWERGAGLTLACGSAACASAVSAARTGRTGRKVSIDVASSPIRVPLTIDWREDNHVIMTGPAEWEWSGSVDPVTGSWAQDAVERGAI; translated from the coding sequence ATGGCGGATAGGGTCGAATTTGCGAAGATGAACGGGCTTGGCAACAAGATCCTCGTTGTCGATATGCGCGGCCGCAAGGATATGGTCACGCCAGCAGCTGCAATTGCTCTCAATGCCGATCCTGCCACTCAGTTCGACCAGATCATGGCCATCCACGATCCGCGTATCGCGGGAACGGATGCCTATATCGACATCCTCAATTGCGATGGCACCAAGGCGCAGGCCTGCGGCAACGGCACGCGTTGCGTGGTGCAGGCACTGTCTTCAGAAACCGGAAAGGCCAGCTTCACCTTCCAGACGGTGGCGGGTATCCTGAACGCCATCGAGCATGACGACGGCATGATATCGGTCGATATGGGCGTGCCGCGTTTCCGCTGGAGCGACATTCCGCTTTCGGAAGAGTTCCACGACACCAGCCGCATCGAATTGCAGATCGGGCCGATCGACGCGCCGATCCTGCATTCGCCGGCGGTCATGTCCATGGGCAATCCCCATGCCATCTTCTGGGTTGATCGTGACCCCATGACGTTTGATCTCGAACGCTTCGGGCCGCTTCTCGAAAACCATCCGATGTTTCCGGAAAAGGCCAATATCACGCTGGCGCAGGTGATTTCAGACAGCGCGCTTCGCACCCGCACCTGGGAGCGCGGCGCCGGGCTGACGCTTGCCTGCGGTTCGGCCGCCTGCGCCTCAGCTGTTTCCGCTGCCCGCACCGGCCGCACCGGCCGCAAGGTCAGCATCGATGTCGCCTCAAGCCCCATCCGCGTGCCGCTGACCATCGACTGGCGCGAGGATAACCACGTCATCATGACCGGCCCGGCTGAATGGGAATGGTCAGGTTCGGTCGACCCGGTCACCGGTTCCTGGGCGCAAGATGCCGTCGAGCGGGGGGCTATATGA
- the ffh gene encoding signal recognition particle protein: MFENLQDRLGSILNGLTGRGALTEADVAAALREVRRALLEADVALEVVRSFTDRVREKAVGAAVLKSIKPGQMVVKIVHDELVEMLGTEGVSIDLHAAAPVVIMMVGLQGSGKTTTTGKIAKRLTDRDKKKVLMASLDTRRPAAQEQLRQLGVQTGVDTLPIIAGQSPTDIAARAVQAAKLGGHDVVILDTAGRTHIDEPLMLEMADIKKKSNPHEILLVADSLTGQDAVNLARNFDERVGITGLVLTRMDGDGRGGAALSMRAVTGKPIKLIGIGERMNELDEFHPRRIADRILGMGDIVSLVEKAAENIDAEKARAMAEKMAKGKFDLNDLADQLGQMKKMGGMGGIMGLMPGMAGMKDKMASAGMNDKMFDRQIAIISSMTKAERANPDILKHSRKKRIAAGSGTDAAEINKLLKMHRGMADMMKAMGGKGKGGIMKQMMGGLAGKMGLGGMMGGGMPDLSNIDPKQLEALQKQAEAAGLGKPGGMPGLGGLPGGLPGLGGAKLPGLGGMPRLPGFPKKK, translated from the coding sequence ATGTTTGAAAACCTCCAGGACCGCCTTGGTTCCATTCTGAATGGACTGACCGGCCGTGGCGCGCTGACGGAAGCCGATGTTGCCGCCGCCCTGCGCGAGGTTCGCCGTGCGCTTCTGGAAGCGGACGTAGCACTGGAAGTCGTTCGTTCCTTCACCGACAGGGTGCGTGAAAAGGCCGTTGGCGCGGCCGTCCTGAAATCCATCAAGCCCGGCCAGATGGTCGTCAAGATCGTCCATGACGAGCTTGTCGAAATGCTCGGCACCGAAGGCGTCTCGATCGACCTTCATGCAGCCGCCCCCGTCGTCATCATGATGGTGGGTCTGCAGGGCTCGGGTAAAACCACGACAACCGGCAAGATCGCCAAGCGCCTGACCGACCGCGACAAGAAGAAGGTGCTGATGGCATCTCTCGACACACGTCGTCCGGCAGCACAGGAACAGCTTCGCCAGCTCGGCGTTCAGACCGGCGTCGACACGTTGCCGATCATTGCCGGCCAGTCGCCGACGGATATTGCCGCGCGCGCCGTACAGGCTGCGAAACTCGGCGGCCACGACGTCGTCATTCTCGATACCGCCGGCCGCACCCATATCGACGAACCCTTGATGCTGGAAATGGCCGACATCAAGAAGAAGTCCAACCCGCATGAAATCCTGCTGGTCGCGGATTCGCTGACCGGTCAGGACGCCGTCAATCTGGCGCGCAACTTCGATGAGCGTGTCGGCATCACCGGCCTCGTTCTCACCCGTATGGACGGCGACGGTCGCGGCGGTGCGGCCCTCTCCATGCGCGCCGTCACCGGCAAGCCGATCAAGCTCATCGGTATCGGCGAGCGCATGAACGAACTCGACGAGTTCCATCCGCGCCGTATCGCCGACCGCATTCTCGGCATGGGCGACATCGTCTCGCTGGTCGAAAAAGCCGCCGAAAACATCGATGCGGAAAAAGCCCGCGCCATGGCCGAGAAGATGGCCAAGGGCAAGTTCGACCTCAACGATCTGGCCGACCAGCTTGGCCAGATGAAGAAGATGGGCGGCATGGGCGGCATCATGGGGCTGATGCCCGGCATGGCGGGCATGAAGGACAAGATGGCTTCGGCTGGCATGAACGACAAGATGTTCGACCGCCAGATTGCCATCATCTCCTCCATGACCAAGGCGGAGCGCGCCAATCCGGACATTCTGAAACACAGCCGCAAGAAGCGCATCGCCGCCGGTTCCGGCACGGATGCCGCTGAAATCAACAAGCTCTTGAAGATGCATCGCGGCATGGCTGACATGATGAAGGCCATGGGCGGCAAGGGCAAAGGCGGCATCATGAAGCAGATGATGGGCGGCCTTGCCGGCAAGATGGGTCTCGGTGGCATGATGGGCGGCGGCATGCCTGACCTTTCGAACATCGATCCGAAGCAGCTTGAAGCGCTCCAGAAACAGGCGGAAGCCGCCGGTCTGGGCAAGCCGGGTGGAATGCCCGGCCTTGGCGGCCTGCCGGGCGGATTGCCAGGTCTCGGTGGCGCAAAGCTGCCGGGTCTTGGTGGCATGCCGCGGCTTCCCGGTTTTCCGAAGAAGAAGTGA
- the ftsY gene encoding signal recognition particle-docking protein FtsY, translating into MALGFIKKVFSFGKDKAEAEERPQEDAALKHGNENASFEAALSDAETHDPVDRDPVSELEMETAGGPAPDEAQDLASSGENEDEDAPLLPGAELSGDMGLVPLSLLQAEAAAEEQAELTPESDDVVLDADAMEALLDEAEAATAPEQATVPPALPKGFSSASDRQEPAPIAPQVKLTWFQRLRAGLARTSTQLTTQISALFTKRKLDEDTLDELEDLLIQSDLGVETAMRITGALSSERYGKDVSGEDVARIMAGEITKVLKPVAKPLELDLSHKPHVILVVGVNGTGKTTTIGKLAAKLSGSGLKVMLAAGDTFRAAAIEQLKIWADRTGSEFIGTKLGADAAGLAYDAYEQARAQKSDVLIIDTAGRLQNKTELMAELEKIVRVLGKLDPDAPHTVLQTLDATTGQNAMNQVEIFRNVAGVSGLIMTKLDGTARGGILVAIAAKHKLPVYFIGVGEGVDDLEPFEAEDFAKAIAGV; encoded by the coding sequence ATGGCCCTCGGCTTCATCAAAAAAGTCTTTTCGTTCGGCAAGGACAAGGCCGAAGCGGAAGAGCGGCCGCAGGAGGATGCTGCGCTTAAGCACGGCAATGAAAACGCCTCCTTCGAAGCTGCGCTGAGTGATGCTGAAACGCATGACCCCGTCGACAGGGACCCGGTTTCCGAACTGGAAATGGAAACGGCCGGCGGCCCGGCCCCTGACGAGGCGCAAGATCTAGCTTCCTCCGGCGAAAATGAAGACGAGGACGCGCCGCTTCTCCCCGGCGCCGAGCTTTCTGGTGATATGGGCCTGGTGCCGCTGTCGCTGCTGCAGGCGGAAGCCGCGGCGGAGGAGCAGGCCGAGCTCACTCCAGAGTCTGACGACGTGGTGCTTGATGCTGATGCGATGGAAGCGCTGCTTGACGAGGCGGAAGCCGCGACCGCACCTGAACAGGCTACGGTTCCGCCAGCCCTGCCGAAAGGCTTTTCATCCGCCAGCGATCGGCAGGAGCCGGCACCTATCGCGCCTCAGGTAAAACTGACGTGGTTCCAGCGCCTGCGGGCCGGTCTTGCCCGCACCTCTACGCAGCTGACCACGCAGATTTCTGCACTCTTCACCAAACGCAAGTTGGATGAAGACACGCTCGACGAACTCGAAGACCTTCTTATCCAGTCCGATCTTGGCGTCGAGACCGCCATGCGCATCACCGGCGCCCTGTCTTCGGAGCGTTATGGCAAGGATGTGAGCGGTGAGGATGTGGCGCGCATCATGGCGGGCGAGATCACCAAGGTCCTGAAGCCTGTCGCCAAGCCGCTGGAACTCGATCTGTCGCACAAGCCACATGTCATTCTCGTGGTCGGTGTCAACGGCACGGGCAAGACGACGACCATCGGCAAGCTCGCCGCCAAGCTTTCCGGTTCTGGCCTCAAGGTGATGCTGGCGGCGGGGGATACGTTCCGCGCAGCGGCCATCGAGCAGCTGAAAATCTGGGCCGATCGGACCGGGTCGGAATTCATCGGCACCAAGCTGGGTGCGGATGCGGCCGGTCTTGCCTACGACGCATACGAGCAGGCGCGGGCGCAGAAGAGCGATGTGCTCATCATCGATACCGCCGGTCGTTTGCAGAACAAGACGGAACTGATGGCAGAGCTGGAAAAGATCGTGCGCGTGCTCGGCAAGCTCGATCCGGATGCGCCGCACACCGTGCTGCAGACTCTGGACGCAACGACGGGCCAGAACGCCATGAACCAGGTGGAAATATTCCGCAACGTCGCGGGCGTTTCTGGCCTGATTATGACAAAATTGGATGGCACGGCGCGGGGCGGTATCCTCGTCGCCATCGCTGCAAAACACAAGCTGCCGGTTTATTTCATCGGTGTGGGTGAAGGTGTTGACGATCTGGAGCCCTTCGAGGCGGAAGATTTCGCCAAGGCCATTGCGGGAGTTTGA
- the ccmD gene encoding heme exporter protein CcmD, which yields MTHAFYIGMSYATTGLVVLCLIAWVVMDGQARKRELKELEASGVRRKVKAASTGDGK from the coding sequence ATGACGCACGCCTTTTACATCGGCATGTCCTATGCGACGACCGGCCTTGTCGTTCTCTGTCTCATCGCCTGGGTCGTCATGGACGGCCAGGCACGCAAGCGGGAACTGAAGGAACTCGAAGCCTCTGGGGTGCGCCGCAAGGTAAAAGCTGCTTCAACGGGTGACGGGAAATGA
- a CDS encoding DUF2585 domain-containing protein, with amino-acid sequence MTVAEMPASRSRSLKWFGVAAGLLLLQIIILYAMGRIPICECGYVKLFEPGVNTPGNSQHIADWYTPSHIIHGFLFYWFAWLLFRNKPLSMRLSLAVLVEAAWEILENSPIIIDRYRTATMALGYTGDSILNSAMDTIFMALGFLFAARVPVWLTVLIAIFFEIFTGWLIRDNLTLNVVMLVWPVDAIKEWQNALPQM; translated from the coding sequence ATGACAGTTGCGGAGATGCCGGCTTCCCGTTCGCGTTCGCTCAAGTGGTTCGGCGTGGCCGCCGGGCTGCTTCTCCTGCAGATCATCATTCTCTACGCCATGGGTCGCATTCCTATCTGCGAATGCGGTTATGTGAAGCTGTTCGAACCGGGCGTGAACACGCCGGGCAACTCGCAGCACATCGCTGACTGGTACACGCCGTCGCATATCATTCACGGCTTCCTGTTCTATTGGTTCGCGTGGCTGCTGTTCCGTAACAAGCCGCTTTCCATGCGGCTTTCCCTTGCGGTTCTGGTGGAGGCCGCTTGGGAAATTCTGGAAAATTCGCCCATCATCATCGATCGCTACCGAACCGCGACCATGGCGCTGGGGTACACGGGCGACAGTATCCTGAATTCGGCGATGGATACGATTTTCATGGCCCTTGGTTTCCTGTTCGCTGCTCGGGTGCCGGTCTGGTTGACGGTCCTGATCGCCATCTTCTTTGAAATCTTCACCGGCTGGCTGATCCGCGATAATCTGACGCTCAATGTGGTCATGCTCGTCTGGCCGGTAGACGCGATCAAGGAATGGCAGAACGCGCTGCCGCAAATGTGA
- a CDS encoding MBL fold metallo-hydrolase, whose product MNRRKFFRFSAVGLLALAGGGLYARRSSAGAYYSGPISDHFDGIRFFNPGGTPPSNFMGLLKWRFNGERAKWPESYPSPFPFAQPDSRVEDKDIRVTFIGHASFLIQTAGLNILIDPVWSDRTSPFSFAGPKRVNPPGIRFEDLPPIDLVLVTHNHYDHLDMETLKRLHVAHKPLFITPLGNDAIIRTGVEAARIEVGDWGDVIDAGAVKIHFEPCHHWSARGLNDRRMALWAAFVIETPGGKIYHIGDTGFHEGLNYHAARKKHGEFRLANLPFGAYEPRWFMKGQHQNPAEAVEGMKLCGAAHVCGHHWGTVQLTDEAVDAPLVALKAALTEHGVEESRFRPMHPGEVFDVPSA is encoded by the coding sequence ATGAACCGTCGAAAATTTTTCCGTTTTTCCGCTGTCGGTCTGCTCGCTCTGGCGGGCGGCGGCCTCTATGCTCGCCGTTCGAGCGCCGGCGCCTATTACAGCGGCCCTATCTCCGATCATTTCGACGGGATACGTTTTTTCAATCCCGGCGGCACGCCACCCAGCAACTTCATGGGTCTGCTGAAATGGCGCTTCAATGGTGAACGCGCCAAGTGGCCGGAAAGTTATCCAAGCCCTTTTCCCTTTGCGCAACCGGACAGTCGCGTCGAGGACAAGGATATTCGTGTCACCTTCATCGGCCACGCGTCCTTTCTTATCCAGACAGCGGGCCTGAATATTCTCATCGATCCCGTGTGGTCTGACCGCACCAGCCCGTTCAGCTTCGCCGGGCCCAAACGCGTTAATCCGCCCGGTATCCGTTTCGAGGATCTGCCGCCCATCGATCTGGTGCTGGTAACGCATAATCACTACGACCATCTGGACATGGAAACGCTGAAGCGCCTGCACGTGGCGCACAAGCCGCTATTCATCACGCCGCTCGGCAATGATGCCATCATCCGTACCGGTGTCGAGGCGGCCCGTATAGAGGTGGGGGACTGGGGTGATGTGATTGATGCCGGTGCGGTGAAAATTCACTTTGAGCCCTGCCACCATTGGTCCGCGCGCGGCCTGAATGACCGGCGCATGGCGCTCTGGGCGGCCTTCGTCATCGAAACGCCGGGTGGCAAGATTTACCATATCGGCGATACCGGCTTTCACGAGGGCCTCAATTACCATGCCGCGCGCAAGAAACATGGCGAGTTCCGCCTCGCCAACCTGCCCTTCGGCGCCTACGAACCGCGCTGGTTCATGAAGGGCCAGCACCAGAACCCGGCGGAAGCCGTGGAAGGTATGAAGCTTTGCGGTGCGGCCCATGTCTGCGGCCATCATTGGGGTACGGTGCAGCTGACCGATGAGGCGGTGGATGCGCCGCTTGTGGCCCTCAAGGCAGCGCTGACCGAACACGGGGTGGAGGAGAGCCGTTTCCGGCCGATGCACCCCGGCGAGGTTTTCGACGTGCCTTCCGCCTGA